The following are encoded together in the Ovis canadensis isolate MfBH-ARS-UI-01 breed Bighorn chromosome 2, ARS-UI_OviCan_v2, whole genome shotgun sequence genome:
- the LOC138434715 gene encoding gamma-crystallin C isoform X1, giving the protein MGKITFYEDRGFQGRRYECSSDCPNLQPYFSRCNSIRVDSGCWMLYERPNFQGHQYFLRRGDYPDYQQWMGLNDSVRSCCLIPDQTSSHRLRLYEREDQKGLMAELSEDCACLQERFRLSEVRSLHVLEGCWVLYEMPNYRGRQYLLRPQEYRRYQDWGAVDAKAGSLRRVVDLY; this is encoded by the exons ATGGGGAAG ATCACATTCTATGAGGACCGGGGCTTCCAGGGCCGCCGCTACGAGTGCAGCAGCGACTGCCCCAACCTGCAGCCCTACTTCAGCCGCTGCAACTCCATCCGCGTGGACAGCGGCTGCTGGATGCTGTATGAGCGCCCCAACTTCCAGGGCCACCAGTACTTCCTGCGGCGCGGCGACTACCCCGACTACCAGCAGTGGATGGGCCTCAACGACTCCGTCCGCTCCTGCTGTCTCATCCCCGAC CAGACAAGCTCCCATAGGCTGCGGCTGTATGAGAGAGAGGACCAGAAAGGCCTCATGGCGGAGCTGAGCGAGGATTGCGCCTGCCTCCAGGAACGCTTCCGCCTGAGCGAGGTCCGCTCGCTGCACGTGCTGGAGGGCTGCTGGGTCCTCTACGAGATGCCCAACTACCGGGGGCGGCAGTACCTGCTGCGGCCACAAGAGTACAGGCGCTACCAAGACTGGGGGGCCGTGGATGCCAAGGCAGGCTCTCTGCGGAGGGTGGTGGATTTATACTAA
- the LOC138434715 gene encoding gamma-crystallin C isoform X2: protein MGKITFYEDRGFQGRRYECSSDCPNLQPYFSRCNSIRVDSGCWMLYERPNFQGHQYFLRRGDYPDYQQWMGLNDSVRSCCLIPDTSSHRLRLYEREDQKGLMAELSEDCACLQERFRLSEVRSLHVLEGCWVLYEMPNYRGRQYLLRPQEYRRYQDWGAVDAKAGSLRRVVDLY, encoded by the exons ATGGGGAAG ATCACATTCTATGAGGACCGGGGCTTCCAGGGCCGCCGCTACGAGTGCAGCAGCGACTGCCCCAACCTGCAGCCCTACTTCAGCCGCTGCAACTCCATCCGCGTGGACAGCGGCTGCTGGATGCTGTATGAGCGCCCCAACTTCCAGGGCCACCAGTACTTCCTGCGGCGCGGCGACTACCCCGACTACCAGCAGTGGATGGGCCTCAACGACTCCGTCCGCTCCTGCTGTCTCATCCCCGAC ACAAGCTCCCATAGGCTGCGGCTGTATGAGAGAGAGGACCAGAAAGGCCTCATGGCGGAGCTGAGCGAGGATTGCGCCTGCCTCCAGGAACGCTTCCGCCTGAGCGAGGTCCGCTCGCTGCACGTGCTGGAGGGCTGCTGGGTCCTCTACGAGATGCCCAACTACCGGGGGCGGCAGTACCTGCTGCGGCCACAAGAGTACAGGCGCTACCAAGACTGGGGGGCCGTGGATGCCAAGGCAGGCTCTCTGCGGAGGGTGGTGGATTTATACTAA
- the CRYGB gene encoding gamma-crystallin B — protein sequence MGKITFYEDRGFQGHCYECSSDCPNLQPYFSRCNSIRVDSGCWMLYERPNFQGHQYFLRRGDYPDYQQWMGLSDSIRSCRLIPQHTGTFRMRIYERDDFRGQMSEITDDCPSLQDRFHLNEVHSLNVLEGSWVLYEMPSYRGRQYLLRPGEYRRYLDWGAMNAKVGSLRRVMDFY from the exons ATGGGAAAG ATCACTTTCTACGAGGACCGGGGCTTCCAGGGCCACTGCTACGAGTGCAGCAGCGACTGCCCCAACCTGCAGCCCTACTTCAGCCGCTGCAACTCCATCCGCGTGGACAGCGGCTGCTGGATGCTGTATGAGCGCCCCAACTTCCAGGGCCACCAGTACTTCCTGCGGCGCGGCGACTACCCCGACTACCAGCAGTGGATGGGCCTCAGCGACTCCATCCGCTCCTGCCGCCTCATCCCGCAA CACACCGGCACTTTCAGAATGAGAATCTACGAGCGAGATGACTTCAGAGGACAGATGTCAGAGATCACAGATGACTGTCCCTCTCTTCAAGACCGCTTCCACCTCAATGAGGTTCACTCCCTCAACGTGCTGGAGGGTTCCTGGGTCCTCTATGAGATGCCAAGCTACAGGGGAAGGCAGTACCTGCTGAGGCCAGGGGAGTACAGGAGATATCTTGACTGGGGGGCAATGAATGCCAAAGTTGGTTCTTTAAGACGGGTGATGgatttttattga
- the LOC138434714 gene encoding gamma-crystallin D, which translates to MGKITFYEDRGFQGRHYECSSDHSNLQPYLGRCNSVRVDSGCWMIYEQPNYLGPQYFLRRGDYPDYQQWMGLSDSVRSCRLIPHAGSHRLRLFEREDYRGQMIEITEDCSSLQDRFHFNEIHSLNVLEGSWILYELPNYRGRQYLLRPGEYRRHHDWGAVNAKVGSLRRVIDIY; encoded by the exons ATGGGGAAG ATCACCTTCTACGAGGACCGGGGCTTCCAGGGCCGCCACTATGAGTGCAGCAGCGACCACTCCAACCTGCAGCCTTACCTGGGCCGCTGCAATTCGGTGCGTGTGGACAGCGGCTGCTGGATGATCTACGAGCAGCCCAACTACCTGGGCCCCCAGTACTTCCTGCGGCGGGGCGACTACCCCGACTACCAGCAGTGGATGGGCCTCAGCGACTCGGTCCGCTCCTGCCGCCTCATCCCCCAC GCTGGCTCACACAGGCTCAGACTTTTTGAGAGGGAAGATTACAGAGGCCAGATGATAGAGATCACTGAGGACTGCTCCTCTCTTCAAGACCGTTTCCACTTCAATGAGATTCACTCTCTCAATGTGCTGGAGGGCTCCTGGATCCTCTATGAGTTGCCCAACTACCGGGGGCGGCAGTATCTGCTGAGGCCAGGGGAATACAGGCGCCACCATGACTGGGGAGCCGTGAATGCCAAAGTGGGCTCCTTGAGAAGAGTCATAGACATCTATTGA